The following are encoded together in the Glycine soja cultivar W05 chromosome 5, ASM419377v2, whole genome shotgun sequence genome:
- the LOC114413420 gene encoding reticulon-like protein B2, with translation MAEHHEHEEVKGESLLEKISGKIHDHDSSSSSDSDNDKTSATDSFKSNVFRLFGREKPIHHVLGGGKPADVFLWRNKKISASTLGVATAIWVLFELLEYHLLTLVCHFLILALAGLFLWSNASTFINKSPPKIPQVHIPEEPVLKFASALRIEINRAFAVLRDIASGRDLKKFLSVIAGLWVFSILGCWANFLTLFYIAFVLLHTVPVLYEKYEDHVDSFGEKAIAEIKKQYAVFDAKVLSKIPRGPLKDKKKD, from the exons ATGGCGGAGCATCACGAACACGAGGAAGTGAAGGGTGAGTCCTTGTTGGAGAAGATTTCTGGGAAGATCCACGACCACGATTCCTCGTCTTCGTCGGATTCCGACAACGACAAAACCAGCGCCACTGATTCCTTCAAGTCTAATGTTTTCAGGCTTTTCGGCAGAGAAAAGCCCATTCATCATGTTCTTGGCGGTGGAAAAC CGGCTGATGTTTTTCTATGGAGAAACAAGAAGATATCCGCATCGACACTCGGAGTTGCGACCGCTATATGGGTTCTGTTTGAATTGCTTGAGTACCACCTCCTGACTTTGGTTTGCCACTTCCTGATCCTTGCTCTGGCGGGGTTGTTCTTGTGGTCCAATGCATCCACTTTCATCAACAA GAGTCCACCAAAGATCCCACAAGTGCACATTCCAGAGGAACCTGTTTTAAAATTTGCCTCTGCTCTTAGAATTGAGATCAATCGGGCTTTTGCGGTGTTAAGGGATATTGCTTCTGGAAGGGATCTCAAGAAGTTCTTATCA gtgATTGCTGGATTATGGGTTTTCTCTATTCTGGGTTGTTGGGCCAACTTCTTGACCTTGTTCTACATAG CTTTTGTTTTGCTTCACACTGTGCCTGTGCTTTATGAGAAATATGAAGATCATGTCGACTCTTTTGGTGAGAAAGCAATTGCCGAGATTAAGAAGCAATATGCAGTGTTTGATGCGAAGGTATTGAGCAAGATACCCAGAGGACCtctgaaagataaaaagaaagattgA